Below is a genomic region from Sinorhizobium meliloti.
ATGGCCTATCGCCAGTCCGCGGCGACGCTCAACCTGCTGCGCGCCTTTGCCATGGGCGGTTACGCCAATCTCGAGAACGTCCATCAGTGGATGCTCGGTTTCGTCAAGGACAGCCCTCAGGCAGAGCGCTACCGCAAGCTCGCCGACCGGATCTCCGAGACGATGGATTTCATGAAGGCGATCGGCATCACCGCTGAAAACCATCCGAGCCTGCGTGAAACGGATTTCTTCACCAGCCACGAAGCTCTGCTGCTCGGTTACGAGCAGGCGCTCACGCGCGTCGATTCCACCTCGGGCGACTGGTACGCGACGTCCGGCCACATGATCTGGATCGGCGACCGTACGCGCCAGCCCGATCACGCGCATATCGAATATTGCCGCGGCATCAAGAATCCGCTTGGCCTGAAGTGCGGCCCGTCGCTGACGGCGGACGGCCTTCTCGAATTGATCGACATCCTCAATCCCGCCAACGAGGCGGGACGTCTCACGCTGATCTGCCGCTTCGGGCACGACAAGGTCGCCGAGCATCTGCCGCGCCTCATCCGAGCCGTCGAACGGGAGGGCAAGAAGGTGGTGTGGTCCTGCGATCCGATGCATGGCAACACGATCACGCTCAACAATTACAAGACCCGGCCGTTCGAGCGGATTCTGTCCGAAGTCGAAAGCTTCTTCCAGATTCATCGCGCCGAAGGTTCGCATCCGGGCGGCATCCATATCGAGATGACCGGCAACGACGTCACGGAGTGCACCGGCGGCGCGCGTGCGCTTTCAGGCGACGACCTTGCCGATCGCTACCACACCCATTGCGATCCGCGCCTCAATGCCGACCAGGCGCTTGAGCTGGCCTTCCTGCTCGCCGAGCGAATGAAGGGCGGCCGCGACGAGAAGAAGATGGTCGTCAACGGCTGATCCAATCGATTAAGCCATCAGTTCAATATTTCTGAACCTGCGGCGCATTCTCTGAATTTGACTTTGGCCGGGCCAGCTTGAAAGCTTGTCCGGCCTTTATGTGTTGAAGTGCATAGGTTCGAAGGGGGGCAGACGATGGAAATAAACGAGGGCGGTTGCCTTTGCGGCGCTGTTCGTTTCAAGACGCGCGGAAAGCTTCGCGAACTGATCTTCTGCCATTGCTCTCAATGCCGAAAGCAAACCGGGCTCTACTACGCGGCCACCAATGTGCTCGACCGTGAAATGGAAGTGGAAGGCGTCGAGAACGTGACCTGGTACCGTTCCAGCAATGAGGCGCGACGCGGTTTCTGCCGGTATTGCGGATCGGCCCTGTTCTGGAAGGCGGATGGACTGGACTACACGTCCATTCTCGCCGGTACATTCGACGGGTCGGTGGCGCTCGAGCCCGGCTATCACATCTTTTGCGCGGACAAGGGGCACTATTACGATATCAGCGACGACCTGCCGCGCTTTGCAGGATCGCGGCCGTAGCGGGCAGAGAATGCTCGGCAGTCAAGCAGCCCAATCGGAGGCTTGATCATAGGCACTGGCCAACGCCTCGATCTTGACCGCCTGCCAGGAGACATATTCCTCGATCAGCCGTGCGCTCAGCCAGAACCGTCCGCGTCGTCCATCCTCGGATTTTCCAAGGAACCCGGCTGCGTCGGCTCTGGCGAATATCCGGCGGACATGGGTATTCGATATCAGGTAGTGCTCGGCCAGTTTCGCCAGGCTGACCTCGACCCATACCTTGCCGTCCATTGGCGCGAATTCGGAGACGCGCGTCATGAGATCGTCGAGGATCACACCGCCCGATTCGGACCAGACAAAGATGGCGACACCCTTCGGTGGCGTCGTCCATCTGCTGTCGGAGAGGAGGCGCCGTGCCGCGAGCGGCTGGGCGCGCTCGAAAATCGATTTGTCCGCTTCGACGCGTTCGACCCTGGTGCCGCCGTCAAGGAGATCGATCGTGCTCATCTGACTCTTGAACCAGAGTCGCATCGCGGTTTCGCTGACCTCGGTCGGCTCGAGGGGACGCGCTCTCTTGGTACGTCCGCCGGATGCCGGCTGAAGCATCTTGTAAGCGACCAGTTCCGCGAGGAAAGCGGCGGCCGTGTTGCGGCTGGCGCCCCCGGTATCGCGCATGAATTTGAGCAACCGTGCGGCGGTGATACCCGATTCCGGGTTGTTGACGTCCCGTTCGAGATGGAGCGAATAGGCCGCTTGCGTCAGCATCCACTTCTGGTGTGACGCCACCAGGCGCGCCACGCGCGGAAAGAGGTCATTGAGGGCGATCAGCGTTCGCGCGCCTGCCTGCAATATCTGCGGGAAATTAGGATTTCGCACCAAGTCGCCAACCGTCAAGCCGGTTGGCACCTGCTGCTCAGAGCTGCCCTTCTCCGCGACCCGCTGCATCTGCTGCGCGTGCCCCCACTCCTGCGCTGGGGGCACTGCATGGTCCCTTCGCCCCACATTTACCATTCACGCGTTATGCTCAATGCGCAAGGCCTGCGTTTTGTTTCACACGAAATTGAAATCTGCACGTGTGCGAGCGCTTTACTGAACGAGAACGGGCCGTTGGCATTTGACGCCGGTGACGCGCACGTCGGCCTCGCCGACGCGCACGCCGACCAGGAGCAGGAGATTGTAGAGCAATTGATCGACGGGTGCGGTCACGGCGCCGAGTGTTTGCGCCAGAGCCTGCTGCAACAAAGTCGGGCTTCCGATCGAGAGGAGACCGCCCACATTGATCTGCGCGTCGAGATTGCCGAGCAGGGTCCTGGTCGTCGATGAGAGGATATCCCTGGTCGAGACGCTCTTGATCGTCCGCGAGGAAACCTCGGCAGGGCTGAATGCCAGGCGAGAGGGTTGCAGGTTCTTGGACTCGACATGGGCGATGCCGTCGATCTTGATGAGACCGTCGAGGAGCCGCGCCCGCGTCACCCGGGCATCGGACGAAAAGCTCGACAGGACGGTGGGATCGACATCGCCGAGGGCGATCTCCGCCACGCCCGGGACCGCATCTATGATCACCGCCGCATTCTCCGGCGTTCCGCCGTAGCAGCGGATATCCGAGAGCTTTGCTTCCGCATGGGCGAGTTCGACATAGATCGGCAGCCGTATGCGGGTCCCGGCGAGAGCCGCGAGACCGTCGATGACGACTTCGACAGCGAGGCGCGTTTGTGCCGTTCTTACGGCCGCGCCGGGTGAACCCAGGCGATGGCTCGGCGTTTCCAGGGGCGGTTCGCCGATCGCGAGCCTGACCTTTACCGAGGCGATGCCCGGCAAGCCTGCAACGGCGTCGAGTGCGATCTGATGCTCGCCGTTGGCGATCACCGCAGCGGCGGAGACGATCTGCAATGCACTGACTTTCATCGCCCAGTCCGAGCCCGCATCGACGCCGAGGCTCTTCTTCGGGTCGATGTTGAGGATCTGCGCCAGAGTGAGTGTCTGCTTGTTTCCGGCTGTCGCGAGTTCGACGGTCTTGAGCGCTGAAGTCACCGTTCCGGAGAGGCCCTGCACAAGCCGAAGCGACCCGAGCAATTGCGGCACCGTCAGCTCCGCCGTCAGCACGTCTTCGTAGGAAGCGGCCGTGAGACTGAGGCGGGTGGCGATGATCTTGAGGAATGGCTGGATATCGATGTCGGCGTCGATCAATGCCTCGTAATCCATGACCTTCAGCGCAATATTGGTGCCGAGCATCTGGCCGAGGATCGCGTTCAAGAGACCGCCGTTGAGGCTGGCAAGGCGGGAGCCGACGGAGAAGGCAGCGATCTTTGAACTCGCCGCGGTACCGATTACGCTCAAATCCGGCGGCTCGCTGAACAGCGCCGCGAGATAGATGTCGCCCTTCTTCTCGAGCGTAACCTGGACGGCGTCGGCGGGCAGGGCCCCCCTGATGAACCTTTGGCCGGCATCGATCGCCGGGTCGGGGACGTAGCGCCCGCGCACGATCGTCGCCACCCCCTTGGCGGCGGTTTCGACGTCGTTCGGCAGCAGCTTGCCGTCAACCGTCATCAGCCCCGAGGGAGTCGAGACGGCGAAGCCGAGATCGTTGCTCCGGAAGTGGGCGAGGACGGCCTCTTCGGCGGAGCTTACATCGGCGGCCGCCGCAATGGAGGCGAGGTCCGCGACAGACTGCAGCTCGCGCCGCTGAAGGGTAAGATAGCCGTAATCGATGCCGAGCCCCATCGACGCGACCACCAGCGGCATGACGAGCGCCGCCGAGACCCCAATATTGCCGGTGCGGGACTTCAGGCATCGGCGGAAGGCGGTTGTCGCTCCATGCATCTCAGATACCTCCCACGCGTATCGTCGCGTAACGCTCGATCTGCTCGCCCGGCAGGGCAAAGGTGAAAAGCTTCCAGATCGGAAGATCGCTTGCGTCGTAGGAAATGGTGACGGTGAACTGGTTGGTATTGTTGGCGTCATCGCGGACGGTGACGTTCATGCGGGAGGAGTCGATGAAGGTCTGGTTCATCGTCGTGCGCCGGATGTAATCGGTGGCAAGGCGCTCCCGTTCTTCCAGCGAAAGGCCCGCAATCGCAGTCCGTGCCGCATCCGCGGCGACCTGCTGGATGGAATGTGCGGCGCTC
It encodes:
- a CDS encoding class II 3-deoxy-7-phosphoheptulonate synthase, whose protein sequence is MAQTWTPNSWRQKPIQQVPDYPDLAVLDSVEARLAKYPPLVFAGEARRLKSALANVAEGRGFLLQGGDCAESFAEHGADTIRDFFRAFLQMAVVLTFGAQQPVVKVGRIAGQFAKPRSSGVEKQGDVTLPSYRGDIINGIEFTEEARVPNPERQVMAYRQSAATLNLLRAFAMGGYANLENVHQWMLGFVKDSPQAERYRKLADRISETMDFMKAIGITAENHPSLRETDFFTSHEALLLGYEQALTRVDSTSGDWYATSGHMIWIGDRTRQPDHAHIEYCRGIKNPLGLKCGPSLTADGLLELIDILNPANEAGRLTLICRFGHDKVAEHLPRLIRAVEREGKKVVWSCDPMHGNTITLNNYKTRPFERILSEVESFFQIHRAEGSHPGGIHIEMTGNDVTECTGGARALSGDDLADRYHTHCDPRLNADQALELAFLLAERMKGGRDEKKMVVNG
- a CDS encoding GFA family protein produces the protein MEINEGGCLCGAVRFKTRGKLRELIFCHCSQCRKQTGLYYAATNVLDREMEVEGVENVTWYRSSNEARRGFCRYCGSALFWKADGLDYTSILAGTFDGSVALEPGYHIFCADKGHYYDISDDLPRFAGSRP
- a CDS encoding TadG family pilus assembly protein — protein: MHGATTAFRRCLKSRTGNIGVSAALVMPLVVASMGLGIDYGYLTLQRRELQSVADLASIAAAADVSSAEEAVLAHFRSNDLGFAVSTPSGLMTVDGKLLPNDVETAAKGVATIVRGRYVPDPAIDAGQRFIRGALPADAVQVTLEKKGDIYLAALFSEPPDLSVIGTAASSKIAAFSVGSRLASLNGGLLNAILGQMLGTNIALKVMDYEALIDADIDIQPFLKIIATRLSLTAASYEDVLTAELTVPQLLGSLRLVQGLSGTVTSALKTVELATAGNKQTLTLAQILNIDPKKSLGVDAGSDWAMKVSALQIVSAAAVIANGEHQIALDAVAGLPGIASVKVRLAIGEPPLETPSHRLGSPGAAVRTAQTRLAVEVVIDGLAALAGTRIRLPIYVELAHAEAKLSDIRCYGGTPENAAVIIDAVPGVAEIALGDVDPTVLSSFSSDARVTRARLLDGLIKIDGIAHVESKNLQPSRLAFSPAEVSSRTIKSVSTRDILSSTTRTLLGNLDAQINVGGLLSIGSPTLLQQALAQTLGAVTAPVDQLLYNLLLLVGVRVGEADVRVTGVKCQRPVLVQ
- a CDS encoding TadE/TadG family type IV pilus assembly protein; amino-acid sequence: MSVFNRLLASRKGAAAIEFAIIAPLFFMCVLTLIAYGIYLSAAHSIQQVAADAARTAIAGLSLEERERLATDYIRRTTMNQTFIDSSRMNVTVRDDANNTNQFTVTISYDASDLPIWKLFTFALPGEQIERYATIRVGGI